The window ttcatattttgtaacttttgtcgggttccgagacttgggccccacgggtaatttttgagttaaattttgaattttcttggaaaattagtattttcatatggaattaattttaataaattatattgactgaatcgaaaaaattatgactagatacgaggctttcggaggctAATTctcgaggcaaaggcatagcggagtaaagaattacacggtttgaggtaagtgacttgtctaaccttgtgtggggaaaattcctTTTAGGATTTGTATTGTTACAGAAATTGTGATGTGTTGAAAGccttgtacgcgaggtgacgagtgtgtacacaggttAAATATGGAAAATTCtagttttaaattgtgtagacctttgtcacatattaattaaattattatatcatGTTATACTCATCATCATTggtctatttttataaattaagtTTGCCTTACCTTTTTCCTACTAATTGCCTTACCTTTTTAGTTGAAGCTTTGTTTCTTTTATTGTGTGCTCATTATTTGAAAGTTGATTTTATTAATTGAACTATTATttatatgaagtatttgacatccAAAATTTAGTATTAAGGCAAagtgttaaatttgtgaaatattattttgttgggttattcactcccgaatatttggttgagatttttgtatatattgtgattgaGTTGCGAGCTCcatattgtggaaaataatgttgttaatttattttggaaaattaaaatattttgacGCTCGAGGtataaattgtgatatattgtgatattgatacgcatgcggtggtataaggtctgggtgttgaaacgcatgcggtgagataagggtggcttgatacgtgtagctagtagaggaactactagaagtcatgcggtgtgataaaggtggctaaaacgagggatgctatttcgggaaaaatattttttttaaattaaatgtgaaggcttcCGTGGTAATATAAAGAAATGatatattatgaatttatttatgactttCGGACTATGAGGTTGTACCTCGTGAGTGCCCctattgatattttctcatttGTGTACTTGTCTTGATTGTTTCGTCTTTCcctaaatatgtaaattttggTTTCTTTTCGGTGATGCATTATCAGCCCGTAATATGtacagtagggccctgacctgacctcgtcactactctacggttagacttggcacttactgggtaccgctatggtgtactcatactatgcttctgcacatctttttatcAGATTCAGGTACTTTCTACCAGACCAGGTATCAGTAATCTAGTCTGTACGCGaagatttcaaggtatatctgccagcgttcgtagacctcagagtcccccctctatccttactatgttgttttccttattctctttaaaCTCTGATGCATAGAGACACTcaaaataaattcttagaagcttgtgacgtatatctgccagcgttcgTAGACCttagagtccccctctatccttactatgttgttttccttattctctttaaaCTCTGATGCATAGAGACACTcaaaataaattcttagaagcttgtgacttatttctaccgagttttgggagttgtaactatttggaattgcagtttttatttatttcatattttgagatttgagTTTCAATTTTAGACTTCGTTATTCCGCAAATCTGATATgcttacatagtcttagagactaggtgccatcacgacatcctacggaggaaatttgggatTGTGACACCTTAATATGAGGATACCTTAACAACAACATAAACCAACTACAGTAACTCTACAAGCAAATGTTACTTTAAGTTCTAACTCACTTACAAAGACAAAATGTGgagaacaaatgataaaatagcTTACCGGGGTTACGCAATGTTAAACTCATCTAGATTTCAAACGAATCTAGTGACAGTTAATAAATAAGAATAGTAATCTAGATGAAACTGCATTTTCATTCACATTTATAGTTCAATACTTTATTTAATTGTGCAGTGTTTGATTTTGCTCAGCGAATACTAATCTAgacttttcaaaataataaaaagagaaCCTAGCTCAAAATCAACGCACGCCACACATCACTCATTCCCATTTCAGCATACATATAGTCCAACTTTTGGGAAATACAATGCAGGACATAGAATAGCTAAAAACATTCACATATACCTCAAATAGAAAAGAATATACCAACAGAAATTCTACCTGCACTCTATTGTACACTTTTACTAATTATTCAAAATCAAAACTCTGATACTCAACCAAACTACTTCCATCTTAGTTCAAATCAGATTTAGGCATGCATGGTTCAATAGAGACAGGACTCGGGTTTAGATGAAAACGTCTGCAAAAAAATCCCAAGACTATAAACTTCTGATATAGATAATACCATGAGGAGAAAACTATAATACTATTCAATAATATACAAAAAGAGACAcctgatgcattttacgtgctacttgtacatttatttgtttcggcttaCATGTTGATCGGCTTCTAGAATATgttaagaaaatcaagaaaacccaAGAATGAGGTAGAAGAGAAAAACACCCGGTTCTGAAAATCCCGGTATTCAAaatatcctgaaactctgccgaaattttgaaaaacaaagaagagaaaagtcatttcaaaataagtcctATTTTCCCGTGtgtcaaaacttaccgaaatgcgTGGGTTtaattctcaccagatgtgagatacgtaagcaactctcatcgggtccagccccgtttttgcaaaaataaccaaatatATGAACATGCTgtcattttgtcataaataaagttAGGTGATTTCGTTTTTGTCCAAATAGCCAGAAATGTCCCGACGGGACGCCGTATTTGCTGAAGGGTCAAATCTTCCCGCCCGAAGTGCTGAAGGGTCGTCTTTGCAAAAGTAGCCGTGACTTGCTTTCAGTTGGATTTTGCAGAAAACAAATAAAACACTCATGGTCAGTTTTAAAACAAAAGTATTATGTGGGAATTATGGAAGAGGAATAGCTTAAAGTATGGGGAGGCAGTCTCAGTTAGCAGGGTCATCTTCCAAGTCTCAACAACACTTCAAGCTCTAGTTTAAATGATAAAACCAGGCCTACATGTGCCTCACAGGTGGCAGGATCTACTGTCTTTGTTGGAGAACTATACTCCACGATTGAAATTTGAGAAAGTGATCTGGGAATTTTCTTTAGAGGGATGGATCAAAGTTAACACTGATGGAACATCCAGAGGGAATCCCGGAAGAAATGCAATAGGTTTTTGTTTGAGAGATAAAGCTGGAGATTTGAGGTATGCTATAGGAAGGGAGATTACTGAGGGATCAAATAATGAAACTGAGGTAGTAGCAACAGTGGAGGCATTAAGGCTGTGTAGAGCACTGAACTACACACAGATCTGGATACAAACTGACTCAGTACTACTGAAGAATATAATAGATGGATTGTGGAAACCACCTTGGTGTATTGTTGAATATGTGGAGGAGATTATGAGGCTGAAGGAGGGGTGTAATATCAAGGTGTCACACATCTTCAGAGAGGGGAACAGATTGGCAGATCACTTGGCAAATTATGCTCTTGACATTGGCAATACATAGTGTCATGATTTCTGGCATCTACATCCTCAAGGCAGGAGGATAGTAAATGAAGACAAGATGCAATGCCCATATTTAAGAGTAAAGGTTGCAAAGAATTAGAAGAGGAAGGAGGAAGAATAGAAGAGGAGAAAAGTGGAGCTTACACATGGAGTTGCCATGTTCAAATCCTTAAGGAGGGGAGCATGGTGATGAGAGTTTTCACAAACACTATGTTCTTTTTTGCAGGGAAAGCTATTGTCTCTATGCACTATTCTTTGAGGAACTCCCagttggtggtattagtactTAGTACTCATTCCATTGGGAGGGAATTGAAGATAGACACAAGCATAGAAGCAAGGAGGAGCACACTGCTGCCCAGAAACTCAATGGTATACATGTGCCTTTGGCAAACAAATATGGGATCAAAAGGTGTATTATGGGATGTTATACAAATACATATTAACACCTCAAAGGCACAAGAAGGAAGGCACATAAGTTTTTACACAGGTCAACAGTGGAAAACACACGCAATCCTCATTGAAACATTTTGTTCCAGCTGTGCACAACACTGGTCCAGATTAGAAGCTATAAAGCAAGTGAGTGGAATTGCGGTCATGTGGAGCATAAATCCAATCCACATTGACAGGTCAGTTGAACATACAGGGAGTCACGCAAAAAGCAATGAGGACTACCTTATGTTCTGAGGGAGGAGAACATGGTGATGAACTTTTTCACTAACAAGGTTTTCTTTTTTGCAGGGAACATTACTGAGGCTATGCCTTCTCTTATGATGAACCTTCAATTGGTGGTATTAGTACTATGTACTCATTCCATTGAATGGGATCATCTGGCATATTTTAAGGAATACTAATTAGAAGTTGGAACTGGATCTCTTTCATACCAGTATCAGCAACCCTCAGAATCTCCTTCCTGGAAACCCTTAAAAAAGAAAATGACAAATCTGCTGCAATTGGTTCTCTGGACAAAAAGATATAGATTATAATTCGAATTTGATGCCTAGTTACTACCTTACAGATATACTTACTTGACTCTAAGAATTCGCGAGGTGAATTCCCTGCACAAGAATAACCCAAAAATCATTATCAGTGTGACATCCAGCTTGGCTAAATAATAAATGTACGTGGAAGCAAATGAAAATTATTACAGAAGCAATTGTCTAACATgacaacatataaatataatattatctagtagtaattgtgagcacctaatttttgactatatttgaatttttatcaccttctattatgtaaatattttcagaaatttaatatattttttagctttgttacactttttttatatagggtaaaaattaataataatttaaaaggtaaattattattattagtattatttttgtttttatatttatcttaatttaaaataaaatgaattaaaaaaccgaattatttttttaaaatttcggatgggaattaaaaaaataggaaaagtagaaatatagaattaaaaagtaaaagtaaaagtaggtgaaaattgtttaataaaaaaaagtaaaataaagtggaaaattaaaaaaataaaagtaaaagaatgtgaaaaatttaaaaaataaaaataaaataaagttggaattaaaaaataaaagtaaaggtagctgaaatttttaataaaaaagtaaaagaaagtgaaaattaaaaaaaaacaaaaaagtaaagtaataggaaaataaaaaaaataaatgtaaaataagtgggaatttaaatataataaaactaaaaaagcgcaaaattaaaaaacaaaagtaaaggaaaatggggattattttttttaaaaaaagaagaaaaatgggaagtgagaattgtttttaattaaaaatataataaaataaataaataaatctgaaaaattccgaaaatttttctataaatagaagagaaatataaGGAGAAAAACAGAGAGGatagaaaggaaaaaagaggGGAGGGATTTGGAGAGAAATATTTTTGTTTCTTCTACGCTAAGGAAAATTctattcgtgtcattctttcttcgtctttctttcgtAAAAACCAGCAGCTTCACCACCCCAAAGCTACCAGCTCTTGACCACTTTAGAGCCATCAttaaccccaccccacccccccaaaaaaaactccaaaaatagcCACTAAATCGTCGGTTTTGCAAGGTCGATTGAGATTGCAAGTTGAGATTTTTCGCTCGGGTTTTCCGCAGTCCGAAGGGTCCAGTTGAGAGCTATCCGATCATTAAGTGATTGTAATTTAaatccacaatcatcaatacaaaggttcacttctctttttattttattttttcattaatgTTCTGGGtcactctgttttaatttaactttGAGTATGATATGGTCGAGTTTGCATCTGAGTGTGCTAAGATTAATTTGTTCTTATGTTGAGTATTTAGTAAGATTAATTTATTGTCCTTTTGGTAGTTCATATGGTTAATcttattgatgaatatgtattaatttgttacttttcttgtttatttaatgAAGTAATGGCTTTCATTTTAGCATGATTTAGTTTTATTTTGATCTCCTATCTTAGTGACTAAATTGGTTCTGCCCGTATCTATCTAATCCTATCATAAATATAGTCTAATTTCAAATATAGGTTAGCAGTAAAATTATAAGAGATTAGGTTGAGTCATGATTAGTGTAAGATTTTAATTAGACTTCTCCGGCGTATTTATGGGCTAATTGTTGCCTAggaccaaaaacaaataaacattcaCAAGCTAGTCAACTTTTTCTATACTTAATTTACTTCATTTTCGCCACAACAATAACCATacctcatgaccttacaataatctcaaaattagtaattgaataatattcgaacATCGTAACTTGCTTTAGGCGAggttaataataaatcatcgtgactatgggtacggttctcgtggcatagtcatgatacgtaaaccccaattcaagtgcgtgtttcacgcgacttgaccataacttcaaataaaaataaaaataaacatgttgtaaatcgcagGTGCGTTTCACCTGGTGCaatttgcaatgtgtaccaaatcGACAAGTGTACGATATCGTagcttgttcaaataaattccataaatactaaaagcggttaagtaaataattaaaagtggtcaaaaggtaaaatgcacaataggtttaaaacatgtcaTAAGTCAGATACTTAGGtaaagtattaattgttaagcgaccgtgctaaaacaaCGGAActtgggagtgcctcacaccttctccccggttaacagaattccttacccgctCTTCTGTGTTCgtggaccataaatagagtcaatctcCTCGATTtcgaattttaaaataaatcggtgacttgggacaccataataatttattccaagtggcgactctgattaaataaataatcccatttcgaataatgtcacttaaattggaaaaactcccctatccagtccaaaaggcatgtcatgttcattgaagtctgcatttactccagataagttcttctttcTTTTGCCGAAAGGGACGCCTCttgtttaaactcattctccgttccattatttgttttattttaatcCCTTTCGGTCTCCCGCTGTTCCAAAGACTATGGCAAAGAAGTGATAGCAAGATTGATATACATGGAtctcatttgatacaagctaatatgcaaaaatgCACCCAGCCTCGGCAGGGGCAGCAAGTCGACCCCTACTGGCCATGGCAGGCGATGCTTCAAAATCAAAAACTCTTGGAAGAAGGgaatcaaattgaagtgcctacaaaggcaaaatgaagttgaaaaagtTAAGCCCCAAGTGGCTAACCGTCTAGGCAAAGTTTGAAGAGCTAAAGGTTCCCCAATGCTCTGAAGTTAAAAGATTGGAAGAAAGAAGtcaaatgcccacaaaggcaaaagAAAGTTAAAAAAGGTTAAGTCACACGCGACCAACCGTCATGATAAAATTTTAGAATAGCCAAAGGTTCTCCGGGGCCAGAAATGCAATCGGTATCCAGGAAACAACCAGTCACAGTTGAAATTATCGTCAAAGAAGCCTACCAAGATCAAAGGACTAAAACACTCAAGGccgcaaaaccaaccaccatttgaaactgacaaattgttctttgtttgaaccaTAGGAAAcgggtgcaatccaaagcaaccttgcaagaagcacgTGCAACCAAAAAATACCGCACAGAGACTAAAATAGCTCTGCAACAACAATAACCCCAAAAGGGAAGTTTTTTCcaaattctttcccgcattttactcattctcttaaagtaaaacaatgaaaaaaagagaagaaagaaagaaaataaagaaagttcaaaatcatagtagtatagggtctccaatccctagctgtattttccagacatagggtctctactccctagtctcttttccaacatagggtctccactccctagttgatatttattttagatatagggtctccactccctggtctcatttccaacatagggtcttcactccctaattgattttattttaaacatagggtctccattccctagtctcttttccaacatagggtctccactccctaattgattttattttatacatagggcctccactccctaatctcctttcaaacatagggtctcaactccccagttgatgttattttagacatatggtctccactccctggtctcctttccaacatagagtctccacttcctagttgattttattttagacatagagtcttcactccctagtttgttttccaacatagggtctccactccctagttgattttattttagacatagggtttccactccctagtcgccttttccaacatagggtctccactccctagttgattttattttagacatagggtctccactccattgTATCCTTtctagcatagggtctccactccctagttaatgttattttagacatagggtctacactccctagtcgccttttccaacaaagggtctccacttcctagttgattttattttagacatagggtctccactccctagtttcttttccaacataggttctccaatccctagttactttacaacatagagtctccactccctagttgatgttattttagacatagggtctccactccctagtctcctttccaacatagggtctccactacctagttgatgttattttagacatatggtctccactccgtggtctcctttccaacatagagtctccattctctagttgattttatttttagacatagggtctctactccctagtctcttttccaacatagggtctccactccctagttgattttattttagacatatgatttccactccctagtcgccttttccaacatagggtctccactccctagttgattttattttagacatagggtctccattccataTTAtcctttctaacatagggtctacactccctagttgatgttattttagacatagggtctccactccctagtctcttttccaatatagggtctccactccctagttgatgttattttagacatagggtctccactccctagtcgcttttccaacatagggtctccacttcctagttgattttatttttagacatagggtctccactccctagtcgccttttcctagacatagggtctccactccctagttgattttgttttagacatagcgtctatactccctagtcttcttttccaacatagggtcttcactcacTAGTTGGtttcattttagacatagcgtctctactccctaatcttcttttccaatatagggtctctactccctagttgattttattttagacatagggtctccactccctagtctcctttccaacatagggtatccactccctagtttatttgatcttaaatgcagatTACACATCTCCCTGAtatctttgccaatatagggtatcccattccctagccacatttttccaacataaggtacatcAATCCTAAGTTGAGACATCCTTTTTACAATAAAGGAACACGATCCAAAAAAAAAAGCATGACATTTTTCGGGGTATACCACTCCcgatcttttattgctttcaataaagaagtagtttagaaatTTGTACAATAACTCATAAAATTTTcctagtacaaactggggcagaaaaatttcgtttgtttgtttgttttggtgtctaaGTAGGTGTTACCTGGAGGCACatggttcgagatgaccaaaataagaagtctcaattcagaataaaataaaagaaaaaataagtcaattcaaaattcaaaagcagttgaaaagatgtggaatgctcaagacatgactgaagccacgagcattggagtcccgttttaattagaagaagctatagaacaatgaactagaacctacagctagagagcatcaaggtttagatcagagtttgcatgaagaaccagtaatgtcacgacccaatttcacctgtaggtcgtgatggtgcccaacaatacagctaggcaagccaactaataaattaagcatacattgataaaatttaaaaccaagtaaatataaacccaaactctaccaatgtgtgtgccaagacctggtgtcacaagtgaatgagcatctagtagattatacaaaactccaaatactgtcttaaataaaatagacagaatataaatatcagaagagacactggtagctgcagaacggctcagaaaggcagctcaccactatgcctctggatgacgtgggtatgtgatgataggtcctccactagtacctgtctcagatcctgcacaaaaagtgcagcaagtgtagtatgagtacgtaaacaacgtgtacccagtaagtatcaagcctaatctcaaagtggtagagacgagatggccgactttgacactcactatatgtcaataacaattgaaataaaactaggatatttaaatcaatgtgatttacagaatttatttaatcagcggaaataatcaaatttcttcaaatgtatcaatttttaatatattaattaaattcctttaattcaaataaattctaatttatcaattaaatctcatttacaggagtaacaattaattccttaacaagcaagaataataattcattaaattccaaagatttttcaatttactaactagctttacaagctgaaataaattattaaagtatcgtataatttttattattattaagcacgatttctgccgaggacgtacggcccgatccagagtatcgtgtacactgccgagggacgtgcgacacgatccatagatgcatctatcttgccgaggcgttcggcccgctccacaagaaaggaggacatttttatgtacctccggaaggagagtatatttattatgagataagtttgggaggaagaataatttctttaacaattaataatttaaaaaaagaatcaagtatatgaggttttcatcctttaatatctttatctaacaatccacaatatatattcatatatatcaattaatattaa is drawn from Nicotiana tabacum cultivar K326 chromosome 22, ASM71507v2, whole genome shotgun sequence and contains these coding sequences:
- the LOC142175778 gene encoding uncharacterized protein LOC142175778 yields the protein MIKPGLHVPHRWQDLLSLLENYTPRLKFEKVIWEFSLEGWIKVNTDGTSRGNPGRNAIGFCLRDKAGDLRYAIGREITEGSNNETEVVATVEALRLCRALNYTQIWIQTDSVLLKNIIDGLWKPPWCIVEYVEEIMRLKEGCNIKVSHIFREGNRLADHLANYALDIGNT